In Candidatus Sysuiplasma acidicola, the sequence TGATGTCAGGCCGCAAAACAGGCATGAAAGCTCACTTTCCAATGTAATGTCGCACAGTTTGTTGCAGCTTCAGCGCATGTTTCAATGACAGCTGGAAACAAAAATTAAGCGACTTGCGACTACCTCCATATAGTCTTGAGCTGTTTGACTGTGGCGAAAGACGGATCGTTAGATATTAATGGCAATCCGCGACTCATGGCTTCTGCTGCAATCATTCTGTCATGCAATTCTGAAATATTCAGGCCCAAGAACGTTTTCCACGCCTCTAACGAAAGTGGGGACAGAGTTATGTAAGCCGCACTTCTCAATTGATCCAGCACTTCTCCGACGAGACTCCCTGGATCGGATATTCGAACCCGCCCGCGA encodes:
- a CDS encoding PIN domain-containing protein, with translation MTDFVADTVGLVRYLEDSLPPAANRAFKEAERGRAMIFLPEIALGEFLYIALRGRVRISDPGSLVGEVLDQLRSAAYITLSPLSLEAWKTFLGLNISELHDRMIAAEAMSRGLPLISNDPSFATVKQLKTIWR